A genomic window from Tenebrio molitor chromosome X, icTenMoli1.1, whole genome shotgun sequence includes:
- the LOC138139923 gene encoding transforming acidic coiled-coil-containing protein 1-like: protein MATQENNIISDSGEKLSQQQEISELKLQLNASQQTIASIELKIRQKEEIIIKTQADSFKQAQQLKAEIKKLKDQLKETSKIIENSSATELEDAVKAAEEKASKALNELHDRVQKEEKMNQILEEYERTITNHITEYKKLNDLHETVKGNLATLEMAFHDVIQKYERAKAIIEGFKANEEVFKDNIESMEKNLKMEVQRYESLKAHASKQIEKANKDNTFLKTQFETLEAKQNAIIKRLEIKIAALENSLEQKTTECAELAALCDEVTGKKV from the exons ATGGCAACACAGGAAAATAAT aTTATATCAGACTCAGGTGAGAAATTATCTCAGCAACAAGAAATTTCTGAGTTAAAACTTCAGTTAAATGCATCTCAGCAAACTATAGCCAGCATAGAATTGAAAATaagacaaaaagaagaaatcatAATAAAAACACAAGCAGATTCATTTAAACAAGCTCAGCAGTTAAAagcagaaataaaaaaattgaaagaccAGTTGAAGGAAACATCAAAGATTATTGAAAATAGTTCAGCAACAGAATTAGAAGATGCTGTGAAAGCAGCGGAAGAAAAAGCTAGTAAAGCATTAAATGAGCTTCATGACAGAGTTCaaaaggaagaaaaaatgaa TCAAATTCTAGAAGAATATGAAAGAACAATAACAAATCACAtaactgaatataaaaaattgaatgatTTGCATGAAACTGTCAAGGGAAATTTAGCAACACTGGAAATGGCATTTCATGATGTTATCCA aaaatatGAACGAGCTAAGGCTATTATTGAAGGGTTCAAGGCAAATGAGGAAGTTTTTAAGGATAACATTGAGAGCATGGAGAAAAACCTTAAAATGGAAGTACAACGATATGAATCTCTCAAAGCTCATGCATCTAAGCAAATAGAAAA AGCAAACAAAGacaacacatttttaaaaactcaGTTTGAAACACTGGAAGCTAAGCAAAATGCAATTATTAAAAGGttggaaattaaaattgcaGCACTGGAAAATTCTTTAGAACAGAAAACAACTGAGTGTGCTGAATTAGCAGCATTATGTGATGAAGTAACAGGAAAAAAGGTGTAA
- the LOC138139602 gene encoding protein hook-like, with product MNPSGGICESLIIWLQSIVPSKARNVKEICDGVAMLEALMQIAPDHFSKLEPKIKRDVSSSWRLCVSNLKKILEAITEYYQDVLTLQLLEEGRPDVTEIGTNNDPVQLCKLLRLILGCAINCERKQEYITKIMDMEESVQQNIKQAIEQLDLVTGGRSGISLLILDSDQRVSQLVGELEVANEVKETLSQQCQQMEVQLQNLLEENQALFAENQALKDKENKNSDLRKQNEELKEELFKAEVMRDDFKAKITEQQKQIKMNQEKIAELQLAANDTSRLKDELDALSESAAKVQGLEANLASYKKKLEKYSDVKKTLQKLEEKNMEYLQKILENEEELAKVNSWKSQCETYKKQLMEIEQKLDEETQRADKAQFNCEKLETKLVALQGEKERIVQERDALREEVVELKLRQPKRDSGAAMSQELTPTEMKERLRFLEKENKSLRTTTQEHEANQALLESALTRNEKLQQQKRSANQVILKLEAQIEELKNKIPNDDPQHGENVVKEYKQKITTLQETLAAKENELQQVQGKYTRSLEKAREVAQQLEPKSNGGMDSVHHSAPMKEMEERLMLAAFYKLGMTCHREAIDERLAVLSAGQGQSFLARQRQPTPRKQTQRFKPK from the exons ATGAATCCAAGTGGAGGAATTTGTGAAAGTTTGATAATTTGGTTACAAAGTATTGTTCCAAGCAAAGCCCGAAATGTTAAAGAAATTTGTGATGGAGTTGCCATGTTAGAAGCTTTAATGCAGATTGCTCCAGATCACTTTAGTAAACTAGaaccaaaaatcaaaagagATGTCAGTTCAAGTTGGAGGTTGTGTGTtagcaacttaaaaaaaatacttgaagCTATAACAGAGTATTATCAAGATGTGCTCACACTTCAGCTGCTCGAAGAGGGACGTCCTGATGTTACCGAAATTGGGACCAATAATGATCCTGTACAATTATGCAAACTCTTACGTTTAATACTAG GATGTGCAATAAATTGCGAAAGGAAGCAAGAATATATCACCAAAATTATGGACATGGAAGAATCTGttcaacaaaatattaaacaagCAATTGAACAGCTTGACTTAGTAACAGGGGGACGCTCGGGAATTAGTCTGTTAATCCTAGACAGTGATCAACGAGTTTCTCAGCTAGTTGGAGAACTCGAAGTAGCAAATGAAGTCAAAGAAACTTTAAGTCAACAGTGCCAGCAAATGGAAGTACAACTTCAAAACCTTTTAGAAGAAAATCAAGCATTATTCGCCGAAAATCAAGCACTTAAagataaagaaaacaaaaattcggATCTTAGAAAACAGAATGAAGAATTAAAAGAAGAATTATTCAAAGCGGAAGTGATGAGAGACGACTTTAAAGCAAAAATTACAGAACAACAGAAACAGATTAAAATGAACCAAGAAAAAATTGCTGAATTGCAATTAGCCGCAAATGATACTTCTAGACTGAAAGATGAACTGGATGCCCTTTCTGAATCTGCTGCCAAAGTACAAGGTTTAGAAGCAAATCTAGCTTCATACAAGAAAAAATTGGAGAAGTATTCAGACGTTAAAAAAACTCTTCAAAAACTAGAAGAAAAGAATATGGAGTATCTGCAGAAGATTTTAGAGAATGAGGAAGAGTTAGCTAAGGTGAACAGCTGGAAGAGTCAGTGTGAAACATATAAAAAACAACTGATGGAAATCGAACAGAAACTAGACGAGGAGACCCAAAGAGCGGACAAGGCACAGTTCAACTGTGAAAAATTGGAAACCAAGCTGGTGGCGCTTCAAGGCGAGAAAGAACGAATAGTTCAAGAAAGAGACGCTCTTCGAGAAGAAGTGGTAGAGTTGAAGTTGCGACAGCCGAAAAGAGACAGCGGCGCTGCCATGTCTCAAGAACTAACTCCCACTGAGATGAAAGAACGGTTACGTTTCTTGGAGAAAGAAAACAAGTCGTTAAGAACGACTACCCAAGAACACGAAGCAAATCAAGCTTTGCTGGAAAGTGCGTTGACCAGGAACGAAAAATTGCAACAACAGAAGCGCTCAGCTAATCAAGTTATATTAAAACTAGAAGCGCAAATTGAAGAGTTGAAGAACAAGATTCCCAACGACGACCCACAACATGGCGAAAATGTGGTGAAAGagtataaacaaaaaataacgacGCTCCAGGAAACTCTGGCGGCCAAAGAGAACGAACTTCAGCAAGTACAAGGTAAGTATACAAGGAGTTTGGAGAAAGCGAGAGAAGTTGCTCAACAACTGGAGCCCAAGAGTAACGGAGGGATGGACTCGGTGCATCATTCGGCGCCCATGAAGGAAATGGAAGAGAGACTTATGTTGGCGGCTTTTTATAAATTGGGAATGACGTGTCACAGGGAAGCTATCGATGAGCGACTGGCTGTTTTGAGTGCCGGACAAGGACAGTCGTTTCTTGCCCGACAGAGACAGCCGACTCCTAGAAAACAAACCCAGAGATTCAagcctaaataa
- the LOC138139604 gene encoding putative SERF-like protein, which yields MTRGNQRELARAKNQKKQQEMAKGKARNDGLTLEQRKFRDAEMMREKQRKKEEAKTTTHS from the exons ATGACCC GTGGTAATCAACGTGAACTGGCCAGAGCGAAAAACCAGAAAAAACAACAAGAAATGGCGAAAGGCAAAGCACGTAATGACGGGTTAACTTTAGAACAACGAAAATTTAG AGATGCTGAAATGATGAGGGAAAAGCAGCGGAAGAAAGAGGAGGCAAAAACTACGACACACTCATAG